One part of the Microlunatus elymi genome encodes these proteins:
- a CDS encoding NAD(P)-dependent oxidoreductase codes for MINSRFDAQWLDDHEQLDQALLRERLAGQDVVLTSWGTPPLPADLLGAGNGGPTVVAHAAGTIKNLVPAESLDKISIFSAAPRIAWSVGEYCLTALLTLLRRLPEYDDWVRHGGWKTDSFRGRELRGLTVGIVGASSTARAFIELLRPFGVEIWVYDPYLSAEQAAQLGVRSVSLEQVVGCSVLSVHVPATPATEGLITADLISRIPDGGIVINSSRAAAVDTAALINETATGRLQAALDVYPSEPPELPESVLGNGNLLLTPHIAGDSVDGHRALVRYVLDDVIDFLEHDRRGPSWVDPAKLSITA; via the coding sequence ATGATCAACTCGCGCTTCGACGCGCAGTGGCTGGATGATCACGAGCAACTCGATCAAGCTCTGCTCCGCGAACGCCTGGCCGGCCAGGACGTGGTGCTGACGAGTTGGGGTACGCCGCCACTCCCGGCCGATCTGCTCGGTGCGGGCAACGGCGGTCCGACCGTGGTGGCCCACGCCGCCGGCACGATCAAAAACCTGGTCCCGGCCGAGTCGCTGGACAAGATCAGCATCTTCTCGGCAGCACCGCGGATCGCCTGGTCGGTGGGCGAATACTGCCTGACCGCGTTGCTCACGCTGCTGCGCCGCCTTCCCGAGTACGACGACTGGGTCCGGCACGGTGGCTGGAAGACCGACTCGTTCCGCGGCCGTGAGCTGCGCGGGCTGACCGTCGGCATCGTCGGCGCATCGTCCACCGCGCGCGCCTTCATCGAGTTGCTCCGGCCGTTCGGGGTCGAGATCTGGGTGTACGACCCGTACCTGTCGGCCGAGCAGGCCGCACAGTTGGGCGTACGAAGCGTCTCGCTGGAACAGGTGGTCGGTTGCTCGGTGCTGTCGGTGCACGTGCCGGCGACGCCGGCCACCGAGGGCCTGATCACCGCCGACCTGATCAGCCGAATTCCCGACGGCGGGATCGTGATCAACTCCTCCCGCGCAGCCGCAGTCGACACCGCAGCGTTGATCAACGAGACCGCGACCGGGCGGCTGCAGGCCGCTCTGGACGTGTATCCGTCGGAGCCGCCCGAGTTGCCCGAATCCGTACTGGGCAACGGAAATCTGCTGCTCACCCCACACATCGCCGGCGACTCGGTCGACGGTCACCGGGCGCTGGTCCGCTACGTGCTGGACGACGTGATCGACTTCCTCGAGCACGATCGGCGCGGGCCTAGTTGGGTCGACCCGGCCAAGCTGTCGATCACCGCCTGA
- a CDS encoding mandelate racemase/muconate lactonizing enzyme family protein — MPTAPSTGNGSVIDRLEVFCVPVPFRHKFVLGSGAVGDRTHTGDVIFVKLTTSDGVVGWGEQRALPSWSYETPETIMVVIEKHLAPLLIGLSPYDVELFHRRAAKALSPSVSNGFPFARAALDIAMHDAAGRAVGLPVHQLLGGRCTDEIALCSAVGVDEPERVAERVTESAAYHAYKIKISGQADADAAAVRAAADVAAGKPIWLDANQSYRPAALRQLLAAVRDVPGLFCIEQPVPSTDWAGMQRLRADLELPLAIDEGSFSAADLARTAVLGGADLAVIKVCKSGGLRQAQRTAAVAQAHGIELLASGLTDCGVGFAAALHLFSAMDLALPAELNGPELLDHLFVDGLTIRDSVATVPTGPGLGVEVDEERIRGTAR; from the coding sequence ATGCCCACTGCTCCTTCGACCGGCAACGGTTCGGTGATCGACCGGCTAGAGGTCTTCTGCGTGCCCGTGCCCTTCCGGCACAAGTTCGTCCTCGGCAGCGGCGCTGTCGGCGATCGCACCCACACCGGCGACGTGATCTTCGTCAAGCTCACCACCTCCGACGGCGTGGTCGGCTGGGGCGAGCAGCGCGCGCTGCCCAGCTGGAGCTACGAGACGCCGGAAACGATCATGGTGGTGATCGAGAAGCATCTCGCGCCGCTGCTGATCGGACTGTCGCCGTACGACGTCGAGCTGTTTCACCGTCGCGCGGCCAAGGCGCTCAGTCCCTCGGTGTCCAACGGGTTCCCGTTCGCCCGGGCCGCGCTGGACATCGCGATGCACGATGCCGCCGGTCGGGCGGTCGGGTTGCCGGTGCATCAACTCCTCGGTGGCCGGTGCACCGACGAGATCGCTTTGTGCAGTGCGGTCGGCGTCGACGAGCCGGAGCGGGTGGCCGAACGGGTCACCGAGAGCGCTGCCTACCACGCGTACAAGATCAAGATCTCCGGGCAGGCCGACGCCGATGCAGCCGCAGTCCGGGCCGCGGCGGACGTCGCCGCGGGCAAGCCGATCTGGTTGGACGCGAACCAGTCCTACCGGCCGGCGGCGCTGCGTCAACTACTGGCCGCGGTACGAGATGTGCCGGGGCTGTTCTGCATCGAGCAGCCGGTGCCGAGCACCGACTGGGCCGGGATGCAGCGGCTGCGTGCCGATCTCGAGCTGCCGCTGGCCATCGACGAGGGCAGTTTCAGCGCAGCCGACCTGGCCCGGACCGCCGTGCTCGGCGGCGCCGACCTGGCGGTGATCAAGGTGTGCAAGTCCGGCGGCCTGCGGCAGGCTCAGCGCACCGCGGCGGTCGCCCAGGCGCACGGCATCGAGCTGCTGGCCAGCGGGCTCACCGACTGTGGTGTCGGCTTCGCCGCGGCCCTGCATCTCTTCTCTGCCATGGATCTCGCGCTGCCGGCCGAACTCAACGGGCCGGAGTTGCTGGACCACCTTTTCGTCGACGGCCTCACCATCCGCGATTCCGTCGCGACGGTGCCCACCGGCCCCGGGTTGGGCGTCGAGGTGGACGAAGAACGGATCCGGGGCACGGCACGATGA
- a CDS encoding sugar phosphate isomerase/epimerase family protein, whose translation MSTTLDRTWAVFSKPWAELAAAPLAALVGRLGFNAVELPVRPGAFVTPEHAEDRLPEFAKTLRGLGIEPISIASDPTPAVLDACAAAGVPMIRIMAPIGDDGYRASVRRLRGDLERLAPECERTGIRIGIQPHHGAFVSTVLGVCELIRDLPPEFCLIWDAGHDALAGEDPAYTLEQCGDRLGLVNLKNAVHRPIDDQQPARFRTWFGPGDQGLADWPEIIDLLRTINYDGPVCLTAQYTDTTPDEAADLAAADLAWARTL comes from the coding sequence GTGAGCACAACGCTCGACCGGACCTGGGCCGTGTTCAGCAAACCGTGGGCGGAGCTGGCCGCCGCGCCGTTGGCAGCGCTGGTCGGCCGGCTCGGCTTCAACGCGGTCGAGTTGCCGGTCCGGCCGGGCGCCTTCGTCACCCCGGAACACGCCGAGGATCGACTGCCCGAGTTCGCGAAAACCCTGCGTGGGTTGGGAATCGAACCGATCAGCATCGCGTCCGATCCGACGCCGGCCGTTCTCGACGCCTGCGCCGCGGCAGGCGTGCCGATGATCAGGATCATGGCGCCGATCGGCGATGACGGCTACCGGGCCTCGGTACGCAGGCTCCGCGGTGATCTCGAACGTCTGGCTCCCGAGTGCGAGCGCACCGGGATCCGGATCGGCATCCAGCCGCACCATGGCGCCTTCGTCAGCACGGTCCTCGGGGTGTGCGAACTGATCCGTGATCTGCCGCCGGAATTCTGTCTGATCTGGGATGCCGGCCACGACGCGCTGGCCGGCGAGGATCCCGCGTACACGTTGGAGCAGTGCGGTGATCGGCTCGGCTTGGTCAACCTGAAGAACGCCGTCCACCGACCGATCGATGATCAACAGCCGGCCCGGTTCCGGACCTGGTTCGGTCCCGGTGATCAAGGACTGGCCGACTGGCCCGAGATCATCGATCTGCTGCGGACGATCAACTACGACGGCCCGGTCTGCCTGACCGCGCAGTACACCGACACCACACCGGACGAGGCTGCCGACCTGGCCGCCGCCGATCTCGCCTGGGCCCGCACCCTCTAG
- a CDS encoding ABC transporter ATP-binding protein: protein MTAPLLEARGLTRVFRVGGLRNRHQLHAVDEADFAINAGEIVALVGESGSGKSTIARLLARVYPPSRGEIMFDGRPLSGLRTRAEVLSYRAAVPMVFQDPFSSLNPAYTVAHGIVRGLKLHRPDVAAKDRQDEAERVLTAVGLSPASQVVGRYPYELSGGQRQRIGFAQALAYRPQVILADEPVSMLDISIRIGLLNVMTSLRDEQGVSLLYITHDIASARYVADRMMVMYAGRIVESGPVEDVLGAPRHPYTQLLVAAVPDPRAELAVTAEMAKGEPPKVIDPKPGCRFADRCPLARDVCRTTTPPLLELAPGIEVACHVAAEEAGRGADSMIPAGRNS, encoded by the coding sequence ATGACCGCGCCGCTGTTGGAGGCTCGCGGACTGACCCGGGTCTTCCGCGTCGGCGGACTGCGCAACCGCCACCAGTTGCATGCCGTGGACGAGGCCGACTTCGCGATCAATGCCGGCGAGATCGTCGCCCTGGTTGGGGAAAGCGGCAGCGGCAAGAGCACCATCGCCCGGCTGCTGGCCAGGGTCTATCCGCCGAGCCGCGGTGAGATCATGTTCGACGGCAGGCCGTTGTCCGGGCTGCGGACGCGTGCCGAGGTGCTGAGCTACCGCGCCGCGGTGCCGATGGTCTTCCAGGATCCGTTCAGCTCACTGAACCCCGCCTACACGGTGGCGCACGGGATCGTCCGCGGGCTCAAGTTGCATCGGCCGGACGTGGCCGCCAAGGATCGTCAGGACGAGGCGGAACGGGTGCTGACCGCGGTCGGGTTGTCGCCGGCCTCGCAGGTGGTCGGCCGCTACCCGTACGAGTTGTCCGGCGGGCAGCGGCAGCGGATCGGGTTCGCGCAGGCGCTGGCCTATCGGCCGCAGGTGATCCTGGCGGACGAACCGGTGTCGATGCTGGACATCTCGATCCGGATCGGGCTGCTCAACGTGATGACCTCGCTGCGGGACGAGCAGGGCGTCTCGCTGCTCTACATCACCCATGACATCGCCAGCGCCCGCTACGTCGCCGACCGGATGATGGTGATGTACGCCGGTCGGATCGTCGAGTCCGGACCGGTCGAGGACGTGCTGGGCGCGCCCCGGCATCCGTACACACAGTTGTTGGTGGCCGCCGTGCCCGACCCGCGGGCCGAACTCGCGGTGACCGCCGAGATGGCCAAGGGTGAACCGCCGAAGGTGATCGATCCCAAGCCTGGGTGTCGGTTCGCCGATCGCTGCCCGCTGGCCCGCGACGTCTGTCGGACCACCACGCCGCCGCTGCTGGAGCTGGCCCCCGGGATCGAGGTCGCCTGCCATGTCGCCGCCGAGGAGGCCGGCCGCGGCGCCGACTCGATGATCCCTGCCGGCCGGAATTCCTAG
- a CDS encoding ABC transporter ATP-binding protein: MSKLLQVTGLSVTYDTSSGPVTAVDQVDLDVQSGEFVGIVGESGCGKSTLLFAIAQLLTPPASVAGGEVIFRGQNMVAMNAGELAPIRWRNMSVVMQSAMNALNPVKRIRAQYADAMKAHGIRSKIEIRQRSEEVLELVGIDRVHLNSFPHQLSGGMRQRAMIAMALLFTPELVIMDEPTSALDVVAQRSLMLQIKELQQQLGFAVIFVTHDMSLVSHFSDRLMVMYAAQEMEYGPTRQVFDSPAHPYSRGLLDAFPQIRGPRVPLQGIPGAPPNLTAMPPGCRFEPRCPLRFDACAVTQPALYQVADVQARCLLHDPDHRDKAELGRDR; this comes from the coding sequence GTGAGCAAGCTACTGCAGGTGACCGGTCTGTCGGTCACCTACGACACGTCGTCCGGGCCGGTGACCGCTGTTGATCAGGTCGATCTCGATGTGCAGTCAGGTGAGTTCGTGGGCATCGTCGGTGAGTCCGGCTGCGGCAAGTCGACGTTGCTGTTCGCGATCGCGCAGTTGCTGACCCCGCCGGCGTCGGTGGCCGGGGGAGAGGTGATCTTCCGCGGTCAGAACATGGTCGCGATGAACGCCGGCGAGTTGGCCCCAATTCGGTGGCGGAACATGTCGGTGGTGATGCAGAGCGCGATGAATGCGCTCAACCCGGTCAAACGGATCCGAGCTCAGTACGCGGACGCGATGAAGGCGCACGGAATCCGTTCCAAGATCGAGATCAGGCAGCGGTCGGAGGAGGTGCTGGAGCTGGTCGGCATCGACCGGGTGCACCTGAACAGTTTCCCGCATCAGTTGTCCGGCGGCATGCGGCAGCGCGCGATGATCGCGATGGCGTTGCTGTTCACGCCGGAGTTGGTGATCATGGACGAGCCGACCTCGGCGCTGGACGTGGTGGCGCAGCGTTCCTTGATGTTGCAGATCAAGGAACTCCAGCAGCAGTTGGGATTTGCGGTGATCTTCGTGACCCACGACATGAGCCTGGTCAGTCACTTCTCCGACCGGTTGATGGTGATGTACGCGGCCCAGGAGATGGAGTACGGGCCGACCCGGCAGGTCTTCGACTCGCCGGCCCACCCCTACAGCCGCGGCCTGCTGGATGCCTTCCCCCAGATCAGGGGACCGCGGGTCCCGCTGCAGGGGATCCCGGGGGCGCCGCCGAACCTGACCGCGATGCCGCCGGGCTGCCGGTTCGAACCGCGCTGTCCGCTCCGCTTCGACGCCTGCGCGGTGACCCAACCGGCGCTCTACCAGGTGGCCGACGTCCAGGCTCGATGTCTGTTGCACGACCCGGATCACCGGGACAAGGCCGAGTTGGGGAGGGACCGATGA
- a CDS encoding ABC transporter permease — protein sequence MSAVTATAAETAVEAPATRIRPGAGVLRAVVGNKKALAGAIMLAIFVIAAIVPQLFTTIHNPNQQFAQMLPPGSGHLLGTNAFGQDIWTQLVYGTRQSLFVCVMVGVLASVVSIIIGVSAAYLGGLGEDLLSLLTDVFLVIPALPLIIVIAAYAGGGKMPVLIGVLVITGWSYGARQLRAQAMSLRNRDFLESARVRGERASYVIVFEILPTMVSLIAANFLGIALYALLTEAGLQFIGLGNSSANSWGTMLHWAQTNEALQTGQQWWVIAPGLAIGLLGASFALLNYAFDEIGNPALRPVRRRKVRR from the coding sequence ATGAGTGCTGTCACCGCAACCGCTGCCGAGACCGCGGTCGAGGCCCCGGCCACCCGGATCCGTCCCGGCGCCGGCGTTCTGCGTGCCGTCGTGGGCAACAAGAAGGCGCTGGCCGGGGCGATCATGCTGGCGATCTTCGTGATCGCCGCCATCGTGCCGCAACTGTTCACCACCATCCACAATCCCAACCAGCAGTTCGCCCAGATGCTGCCGCCCGGATCGGGACATCTGCTCGGCACCAACGCCTTCGGCCAGGACATCTGGACCCAACTGGTCTACGGCACCCGGCAGTCCCTGTTCGTCTGCGTGATGGTCGGAGTGCTGGCCAGTGTGGTGTCGATCATCATCGGCGTCTCCGCGGCCTATCTGGGCGGTCTGGGCGAGGACCTGCTGTCCTTGCTCACCGACGTCTTCCTGGTCATCCCGGCCCTGCCGTTGATCATCGTGATCGCCGCCTACGCCGGCGGAGGCAAGATGCCGGTGCTGATCGGAGTCCTGGTGATCACCGGGTGGTCGTACGGGGCCCGGCAGTTGCGGGCGCAGGCGATGTCTTTGCGGAATAGGGATTTCCTGGAGTCGGCGCGGGTTCGGGGTGAGCGGGCCTCGTACGTGATCGTGTTCGAGATCCTGCCGACGATGGTGTCGCTGATCGCGGCGAACTTCCTCGGCATCGCGCTGTACGCACTGCTGACTGAGGCAGGACTGCAGTTCATCGGACTGGGCAACTCGTCGGCGAACAGCTGGGGAACGATGCTGCACTGGGCGCAGACCAACGAGGCGTTGCAGACCGGACAGCAGTGGTGGGTGATCGCGCCCGGTCTGGCGATCGGTCTGCTCGGCGCATCCTTTGCGCTGCTGAACTACGCCTTCGACGAGATCGGCAATCCGGCGCTTCGACCGGTGCGGCGGAGGAAGGTGCGCCGGTGA
- a CDS encoding ABC transporter permease: MRFIVRRLGFFLITLWVALTLNFFIPRLMPGNPAQAMMARYKGRINPDALKALEVAFGLDTQKPLLVQYVEYLGNTVTGHFGVSLTFFPQPVSEVVAQALPWTLGLVGVTTVIAFLLGTGIGMISGWRRNGIADSVLPPVFVITSALPYFWVGLILIMVFSLGTNGALPSDGGYDQTLNPGWNAEFIIDVIKHAILPSLSILIISIGGWILTMRNNVVTTVAEDYIRMARAKGIADRKIMINYAARNAVLPNLAGFAISLGFVVSGAILVEFTFNYPGVGYMLLSAVTNEDYPLMQALFVLITVTVLVAVLISDFLTALLDPRVRSAS; the protein is encoded by the coding sequence ATGCGGTTCATAGTGCGCAGGCTGGGGTTCTTCCTGATCACCCTCTGGGTGGCGTTGACGCTGAACTTCTTCATCCCGCGGCTGATGCCGGGGAATCCCGCCCAGGCGATGATGGCGCGGTACAAGGGCCGGATCAATCCGGACGCGTTGAAGGCGTTGGAGGTCGCCTTCGGTCTGGACACCCAGAAGCCGCTCCTGGTGCAGTACGTGGAATATCTCGGTAACACCGTGACCGGACACTTCGGGGTGTCGTTGACGTTCTTCCCGCAGCCGGTCAGTGAGGTCGTCGCCCAGGCGCTGCCGTGGACCCTCGGACTGGTCGGCGTCACCACGGTGATCGCCTTCCTGCTCGGGACCGGGATCGGGATGATCAGCGGCTGGCGACGCAACGGCATCGCGGACAGCGTGCTGCCGCCGGTGTTCGTGATCACCTCGGCGCTGCCGTACTTCTGGGTCGGACTGATCTTGATCATGGTGTTCTCGCTCGGTACGAACGGAGCGTTGCCGAGCGACGGCGGTTACGACCAGACTCTCAACCCTGGTTGGAACGCGGAGTTCATCATCGACGTGATCAAACATGCGATCCTGCCGTCGCTGAGCATCTTGATCATCTCCATCGGCGGCTGGATCCTGACCATGCGCAACAACGTGGTGACCACGGTCGCCGAGGACTACATCCGGATGGCCCGGGCCAAGGGCATCGCGGATCGCAAGATCATGATCAACTACGCCGCCCGGAACGCGGTGTTGCCCAATCTGGCCGGATTCGCGATCTCGCTGGGCTTCGTGGTCAGCGGCGCGATCCTGGTCGAGTTCACCTTCAACTACCCGGGGGTCGGTTACATGCTGCTGAGCGCGGTGACCAACGAGGACTATCCGCTGATGCAGGCACTGTTCGTGTTGATCACGGTGACCGTGCTGGTGGCGGTGTTGATCAGCGACTTCCTCACCGCCTTGCTCGATCCCCGCGTCCGGTCCGCGAGCTGA
- a CDS encoding ABC transporter substrate-binding protein, translated as MKRSALIVVLLAILGLIAGCSGGGSSGSGTNGSKSTSLTIANVGGTTWTCGFNPFNPSVSGLSIGFVYEPLVYVNPLQNSKETPMIAESSKWSSDKKTLTFTIRDGIKWSDGKPLTADDVAFTFNLLKANKGLDLNALWSSGLQSVEASGNTVTMKFSTPSQPYFYYIADQTPIVPKHIWSTGEAAKNPVQFTDAKPIGSGPYTVSDCKPQNVRYQANANFWQKGKPAIKTINYPAYTDNSPANLDLATGKAQWGGQYIPNVDKYYVDRDKTDNHYWYPPVANVQIFLNLKQGPTADLAVRQALAYAIDKDQVSKIGVGGQLPSSNQAGIVLPTFKDWYDQAAADKYGYKQDPAKVKQYLAKAGYSTAKPLNLSIISVSGYTDWEAELQEIKHQLQPLGINLDVQNIAGQTYDNKLYKGDFQLAYGSQTGGPAPYYELRQNLYSGNTAPIGQNASSNYSRYSSKKTDALFNEYPGADDQRQHAIVNDLQGVMLADVPTIPVLESVSWFQYNTKEITGWPTEQDQYALPAPYAVPDNEQVLLHLKPKG; from the coding sequence ATGAAGCGAAGCGCGCTGATCGTGGTGTTGCTCGCCATACTCGGGCTGATCGCCGGCTGTTCCGGCGGCGGCTCGTCAGGATCCGGAACCAACGGGTCGAAGTCGACATCGTTGACCATCGCCAACGTCGGCGGTACAACCTGGACCTGTGGGTTCAACCCGTTCAACCCGTCGGTGAGCGGGTTGAGCATCGGGTTCGTGTACGAGCCGTTGGTCTACGTCAATCCCTTGCAGAACTCGAAAGAGACCCCGATGATCGCCGAATCGTCGAAGTGGAGTTCGGACAAGAAAACGCTCACCTTCACCATCCGCGACGGCATCAAGTGGAGCGACGGCAAGCCGTTGACCGCCGACGACGTCGCCTTCACCTTCAACCTGCTGAAGGCCAACAAGGGCTTGGATCTCAACGCCCTCTGGTCATCGGGTCTGCAGTCGGTCGAGGCCAGCGGCAACACCGTGACGATGAAGTTCTCCACCCCGTCGCAGCCGTACTTCTACTACATCGCCGACCAGACCCCGATCGTGCCGAAGCACATCTGGAGCACCGGCGAGGCGGCCAAGAATCCGGTTCAGTTCACCGACGCCAAGCCGATCGGCAGCGGACCGTACACGGTCTCGGACTGCAAGCCGCAGAATGTGCGCTACCAGGCCAACGCGAACTTCTGGCAGAAGGGCAAGCCGGCGATCAAGACGATCAACTATCCGGCCTATACCGACAACAGCCCGGCCAACCTCGACCTGGCGACCGGCAAGGCGCAGTGGGGCGGCCAGTACATTCCCAACGTCGACAAGTACTACGTCGACCGGGACAAGACCGACAACCATTACTGGTACCCGCCGGTGGCCAACGTGCAGATCTTCCTGAACCTCAAGCAGGGCCCAACCGCCGACCTGGCCGTGCGACAGGCGTTGGCCTACGCGATCGACAAGGACCAGGTGTCCAAGATCGGCGTCGGCGGCCAGCTGCCGTCGTCCAACCAGGCGGGCATCGTGCTGCCGACCTTCAAGGACTGGTACGACCAGGCGGCAGCCGACAAGTACGGCTACAAGCAGGATCCGGCGAAGGTGAAGCAGTACCTGGCCAAGGCCGGCTACTCCACCGCCAAGCCGCTCAACCTGTCCATCATCAGCGTCTCCGGCTACACCGACTGGGAGGCGGAGTTGCAGGAGATCAAGCATCAGCTGCAACCCCTGGGCATCAACCTGGACGTGCAGAACATCGCCGGCCAGACCTACGACAACAAGCTGTACAAGGGCGACTTCCAGCTGGCGTACGGATCGCAGACCGGTGGCCCGGCGCCGTACTACGAGTTGCGGCAGAACCTGTACAGCGGCAACACCGCGCCGATCGGGCAGAACGCGTCCAGCAACTATTCCCGCTACTCCAGCAAGAAGACCGATGCGCTCTTCAACGAGTATCCGGGGGCCGACGATCAGCGGCAGCACGCGATCGTCAATGATCTGCAGGGTGTGATGCTGGCCGACGTGCCGACCATCCCCGTGCTGGAGAGCGTGAGCTGGTTCCAGTACAACACCAAGGAGATCACCGGCTGGCCGACCGAGCAGGACCAGTACGCCCTGCCGGCACCGTACGCGGTGCCCGACAACGAGCAGGTGTTGTTGCACCTGAAGCCGAAGGGCTGA
- a CDS encoding ROK family transcriptional regulator, producing the protein MNDRAALHALVRRGPMSRIELEQEIGLSKPAAAELLRRLEEAELVRQDGHRTSPGPGPNARLWTVNEQAGHAVGADITATGFDVAVANLAGTVIGERRIASRGTGPDPLPALRRAVVDAGRAAGLRLADLGHAVVGISGSIDPVTGRLGYADHMPRWLGFDVPARLTEALGITVTVENDVNLVAVDELLHGCARGYRDAVLVWMSRGVAAAVIIDGRLHRGSRGGAGEIDRAPIDPDGHQLSDLIDARGVLALAQRHGIGASRASTAVRRAVAASAVRGSSPGDPEGFLGDLATRIARSVVIGVSLLDPQLVILAGDIGVAGGDRLADRVADRLHRMVAHRPEVRPGTGRDHAVRHGAVDAAVRQLQEAVFG; encoded by the coding sequence ATGAACGATCGTGCCGCGCTGCATGCCCTGGTCCGGCGGGGGCCGATGTCCAGAATCGAACTGGAGCAGGAGATCGGGCTGTCCAAGCCGGCCGCCGCCGAGTTGTTGCGGCGGCTGGAGGAAGCCGAGCTGGTCCGCCAGGACGGCCACCGGACCAGTCCCGGCCCGGGCCCCAACGCCCGCCTGTGGACCGTCAACGAGCAGGCCGGCCACGCGGTCGGTGCCGACATCACCGCGACCGGTTTCGACGTCGCCGTCGCCAACCTGGCCGGCACGGTGATCGGCGAGCGCAGGATCGCCAGCCGGGGAACCGGCCCGGATCCGCTGCCGGCGCTACGCCGCGCGGTGGTGGACGCCGGCCGCGCCGCCGGCCTGCGACTAGCGGACCTCGGGCACGCGGTCGTCGGCATCTCCGGCTCCATCGACCCGGTGACCGGCCGGCTCGGCTACGCCGACCACATGCCGCGGTGGTTGGGCTTCGACGTGCCCGCCCGGCTGACCGAGGCGCTGGGGATCACCGTGACGGTGGAGAACGACGTCAATCTGGTGGCCGTGGACGAATTGCTGCACGGCTGTGCCCGCGGCTATCGCGACGCGGTGCTGGTCTGGATGAGTCGTGGGGTGGCGGCGGCGGTGATCATCGACGGCCGGCTGCATCGCGGTTCCCGCGGCGGGGCCGGCGAGATCGACCGCGCTCCGATCGATCCCGACGGCCACCAGCTGTCCGACCTGATCGACGCCCGGGGCGTGCTCGCGCTGGCGCAACGACACGGCATCGGCGCCAGCCGGGCCTCGACGGCGGTTCGCCGAGCGGTCGCCGCGTCGGCCGTACGCGGCAGCTCGCCCGGAGATCCTGAGGGATTTCTGGGTGATCTTGCCACCCGAATTGCCCGATCAGTGGTGATCGGAGTGTCCTTGCTCGATCCGCAGTTGGTGATCTTGGCCGGCGACATCGGTGTCGCCGGGGGAGACCGGCTGGCGGACCGGGTGGCTGATCGCCTCCATCGGATGGTGGCTCATCGGCCTGAGGTCAGGCCTGGCACAGGTCGTGATCATGCGGTCCGGCACGGCGCAGTCGATGCCGCGGTCCGGCAATTACAGGAAGCAGTCTTCGGATGA
- a CDS encoding GyrI-like domain-containing protein — MVDYRVEVVSAAPSPCAVVRERTTWSAFDWKSMLDQVWAYLRSRPEISPGHNVMIYHLLPESDEDDVEVEVGVEIAAGVEVPAAVEPEGRLVGSELPAGRAATVLHLGGPASLDDAYQALTQWCTEHGEIRSDTHWEVYGDPDAAGNYPIRLCWLLR; from the coding sequence ATGGTTGACTATCGGGTTGAGGTCGTATCCGCCGCTCCGTCCCCCTGTGCCGTGGTGCGCGAGCGGACCACCTGGAGCGCGTTCGACTGGAAGTCGATGCTCGACCAGGTCTGGGCCTATCTGCGGTCCCGGCCCGAGATCAGTCCGGGCCACAACGTGATGATCTATCACCTCCTGCCGGAGTCGGACGAGGACGACGTCGAGGTCGAGGTCGGCGTCGAGATCGCGGCCGGCGTCGAGGTGCCCGCGGCGGTCGAACCGGAGGGTCGCCTCGTCGGGTCCGAACTGCCGGCCGGGCGGGCGGCTACCGTACTGCACCTCGGTGGCCCGGCGAGTCTGGACGACGCCTATCAAGCGCTGACCCAGTGGTGCACCGAACACGGCGAGATCCGGTCGGATACCCACTGGGAGGTCTACGGCGATCCCGACGCCGCCGGCAACTACCCGATCCGGCTGTGCTGGCTGCTGCGCTGA